The region GGGGGATCAGCAGGTCTTCGGCCCCGTGGAGCACTTGGGTCGGGCAGGTCAGATCAAAGGGCCGGACCGTGGGGCGGAAACCGCGTAGTGCTTCGAGTTGATGGGCCATGGCTTCCGCACTTTGTGCATGGGGATAGGCCAGCGCGGCGGAGAGGGCGATGTCTGTATTGGCTGGATCGGTGAAGAAACCGGGGACGAAAATCCACGGGTAAAGCGCGCGAAGCCAAAGCTGCTCCCCCTCCGGCGCGTGGCGGACGGCGAGCAGCGCGTCGAACACCGCCATGGTGCGCGGCGCACGGACCGGGGCGGAGGCGAGGATGCTGAGCGCTTGGATGCGCTCGGGTGCTAAGCCAAAAAGCTCCATCGCCATCAGCCCGCCCATGGAATGGCCGACAACGTGAAAGGTCTCATGCCCCAGATG is a window of Sulfitobacter sp. W027 DNA encoding:
- a CDS encoding alpha/beta fold hydrolase, encoding MPDLPLSDISFHYEVDGSGPPLLMLAGMLSDSASWGALAPLLSDHFTLIRPDNRSTGRTTPWDAETSVAQMARDALALMDHLGHETFHVVGHSMGGLMAMELFGLAPERIQALSILASAPVRAPRTMAVFDALLAVRHAPEGEQLWLRALYPWIFVPGFFTDPANTDIALSAALAYPHAQSAEAMAHQLEALRGFRPTVRPFDLTCPTQVLHGAEDLLIPRAAAEEAFAQIPNVVQATLPDAGHSIHWDAAPAVAQYLRQFHDTAGDPR